A region of the Equus quagga isolate Etosha38 chromosome 11, UCLA_HA_Equagga_1.0, whole genome shotgun sequence genome:
CTGCACTTCTGCGGTAACACCACCGCCACCTGCTGCTCTTGGGTAGGTGGGCACCGAGAGAGGCACTTTGTATACCTACCTCATGCGAGATAGAAATTGTTTCTATTCCAGAGAGGAATCgaataattagaaattatttataattcCAGAAATTATTTCTATTCCAAATTGtttcttctgagcctcagttactaAGTCTTAGCAGAGTTGTACCCTAACTCAGTACTGACCTCTTCTGAATTCAGCGTGCTTCCTGTAAGTAATAGGGCCTGCCTTTCCAGGAATCTCTTAAGTAGTGGGTATATCCCAGGAGAATAATCTGATGATAGAAATGACTGTTgacagcagggtttctcaaccttggctattgacattttgaggaaGATAGCTCTTTGTCATGGGGGGCTGTTCTGTGCACTGTAGAATGTTTAGCGGCATCTCTGGcccctacccactagatgccagaagCCCTACAACTagagttgtgacaaccaaaaatgtctccaggcattgccaggTGTCCCCTGGGAGATAAAATCGCCTCAAGTCAAGAAACACTGTTGTACAGGGAGGCAGCTACCATAGCCTTATCTAGGATAGCAAGAATTTGGATGCAGTGGATGCTGTTAGCACCACCCAACCACTGAGGGAGCTGGCATTGAGGATAGAATATGAAATATGGTGATCTGGAAACACATGACCAAAGTATTGTAATTTCACCCATCCACATGTGGATAAGGACTGGAGAGGAATATGGCAGAATAACAATAGTTAGAATTATAGTTGAAATTTTTTGTCTATAAATTTCCTTGAATGTTTTATCAACTAgtctaagaggtttttttttcaaatggaattGCCTTTTTCCCcccctgtctttctccttctcccaagGGATGCCTGGAGAGAATGAGAAACAGCCGGGACAGGCTCCTGAACAAATACCGCCAGACTGGAGGCAATATGCCAGAGAGAGCTCAGAACACCCTTCTGGTACAAGAGGTGATGGAAGAAGAGTGGAATGCTTTGCAGTCAATGAAGAGCTGTCCAGAGGCCTTGGCTCAGGTCAGGCTGGGATGTGTGTTTTCAGGAAGGGTGCTACAGCACCAAGAATGCCTAGTGTCCTGTACCTGTTTCCCCAAGTCCTCTCAACTCATCCGTCCTCTAGCCCGCAGTCAGGATTCTAACTGCCTTTGACCCAGGTTCTTCTGTCCTTAATGTTAGACTCGTCTAGATTAATAGTTCGTACATGCCAGACTGTTAGTCTGCTGCATCATTGCAACATAACGTTTCGTAATTAGTTTCATCATCACTTATgaaactcaaaagaaagaaatttcactCCTCGGCTCCATCGCTGGAAATTTTGATTGGGTAGACATGGGCTGGgaatgtctctttttaaaaaaagatcccCAGGGGCTTTCTGATTCTATTCTCAGTCGAGTTGGGATGTGGGTGTGGATAGGAAACCATTTACCGTGTATCAGGAGGAGCACTGGATTGGAAGTCAGTAGTTCTGGAATTTTGATCCTGGTTTTCCTGTTGCCTCTTTGAgctttaattttcacatttataagATGAAGAAGATAATGTTGTCAGCCTTGTGAGGACAATATAAGAAAACATGTGGGAAGCTGCTTTGAAAACATCAAGGCTCTCTATAATAATGACACATTCTTTGGTGCCTCCTATGTATCCTACAGTAGTTCAGTGTTTGAGTTACGTAATCACAATCAGTACTCACAAATACCCTCTCAGGCAGgttttattcccactttacagagcCCCCTGAGGTTTACAGAGGCTAGGCACTTTCCACCAGTCACATAGCTCTGGCAGGACCATATACTTAGTGCTGCCCTATTCTGTCTCCCCTAAATTTGGCGCCATTATTTTGTCCCTGGGTGGTTAATTTAATCATTTGTTGATGACTTCTCAGCATGACCACATTACCATGTTGCCAGCACATTCTACAGAAGGACTTGACTGACTTCTTCAGTTAAATCTGAGTTCCTCAAGCCGGCTTCCAACTGTGAATCAttgtggggcttgtcagctgatTATAACCTCAAGCCTCTGATGCCTCCACTTTCTCTTGCAGTTGGAGGAGCTGATGGACCTGGCTGTGCTGGAGGAAATCCAGCAGGAGCTGATTGACCAAGGTGACCTCTGTGAGCAGCCCTTCCTGCCTATATCGAGCTACTCTAATGCTGACCTTTTTGCTAAACACTATTAGTTCTTAACTCCCCTTCCTCTACTTCCATCTCCAGTTGAGTGTCCAGAAGTCTTTGTTTTCACTCTGAAGTCTTGGCTATCTGTCTTCCCAATAATAAGAGTCTTCAGTGTGCTGAAGACTCATTGCATGGTACTGTTTTCTCCTTATGACTACCCTACGAGGTAGTATGAGACAGGAGGAAATGGTATCTTACACAGGTTGCACAGCTAGTGGTGGAGTTGGGAAGCAAATGGATTCTGTGCGTCCAGTTCCCATGTTTATTCTCCCCTATAGTACCTCTCTATTAATAGACTAGTAGTAGTCCTGTTACCTTACAGGATACAGTGCATGATCAGATCTCTTGTGCTGCCTAATTTAAGTGCCTTCTCACTCTGTCCGTTCTTTACTGACTCCCCAGGGCCTTGTGAGCATCCCCTCCCTGAGGTATCCATAGCACCATAGAGCGCATAATTTCTCACCTTATGTATTAAGTTGTTTATCACATAGTCCTACCTTGACTTggctcagttttatcatctgtaaagtggagataataggCCGACCCTATGAGTTTGTTTGTCAGCTTAAAGAGCGTGTGTAGAAGACGCACGCAGCAGCACCTGGCGTAGAGAAAGCTTTCCGTAGGCGATAGCTGTCCTCATGAAGACGCGGGACAGAGTGCTGAGATCCACTCCTCGGCTTTCCCGTTTTCACTTGTGTGGCTCTGGGCAAAGCATTTCCtccccctgtgcctcagtttcttcttttttaaaataaagataacagcaGCGAAGAAGTTAGTATATGTAAAAGACTTAAAATAGCATTTGACACATAGGGAGTGCTAGGCGAGTGTTAGTTGTCGTTGTGATTGGTATTACTGGCTCTAGTTAGACTGTAGATTCCTTGGTTTTAGTTCTCTTTTCTCATGATTCGCCCTTCACCCACCCCTACAAACCCTATCTTAGTGGTGAAACATAGGactcactaaatatttcttttgggGCACATTTAACTGAAAAATCTGAAGCAACAAGGATTTACTGTGTTCTGCCATACTCGGTCATAAGGAACACTCTAGAACACGGGTTGACAAACTTTCTGTGAAGGgccggatagtaaatattttagcctttgtgGTCCATActgtctctgttgcagctactcattGCTGTCGTAATGTGAAAACAGCCATTGACAAtccataaacaaatgagcatggctatgttccaatgtaactttattaaaaaaaacagaaggtGGGCTGGATATGGCCtgtgggctgtggtttgctgacccctgttctaaAGTCTAGACTGTGAGCTCATCAAGAGCAGGGACtggtctttttcatctttgtacccCATACCTACCATGTACTAGATATTGTTgcatgtttactgaatgaatgaacacacagATTCTGAACAATTCAGACTCTGAATATGTGGACATTGGGGAACAGGTCATTTAAACCCAGCAGGGTGGGCCCGGCATCAGAAGTAAGCGCCCTGTAAGTATCAGCTTTCTCCAGTTGCCCTGGGACCCTCTACATCTCTGCTCCTGTGGCCTCTGGAGATGTATGTGAAACTTATCTCCTTGTCCCTTAGCCTCACCACTTCTCCTCTTGTGGTCACAAGAaggcagacaggaaaggagagatCTAACACGATAAAGCCTCACAGAGCAGTAAATATCTAGTGATTGGTGGCATGATTTTGCCCAAATTTTTCTCTTGCGTGGATGAAGCCTTTGAAGGTGAAGCTTTGCATTAAAGACAGGGCAGTCTGGGTGAAACAAGGTAAAGCGCTCCAGCtgtcctttgccttgcagaacagTCCATCATCCGTGAATATGAGAAGAGCTTGCAGTTTGATGAAAAGTGTCTCAGCGTCATGCTGGCTGAGTGGGAAGCAAACTCCCTCATCTGTCCTGTGTGTACAAAGTAAGAGTTTTCAAAACCTTTTCGGCGTTATTGGTTCCCACCCCCCGACTGCAAGGTGAGGGGAATTTCCCCCTAAACTTGTTGTCTGGAAAGGTTTGGGGATCCAGGCCTGCTGGCTGTGATACTCTGGGATCCCACTTCTGCTTCTAGGTACAACCTGAGAATAACCAGCGGTGTGGTCCTGTGTCAGTGTGGCCTGTACGTCCCGTCTCATGTAAGTGTTCCACACGCAAATTTTGTGTCACCTCTTCCCACCTGTATCTCCTGTCTTCAGGAAGcttcagtggtgtgctggaaccCATTATGCACCTCTCTCCCTAGCTTCATGTTCTGTTCACAGTGGTAGCTGGAATCAGCCCTGGTGAGAATATATACAGCATGGAAATTGGCAAGCTCTGCAAATCTCAGTgttccctgcccacccccagccatTTGTTAAACACTTACTAATGTATCACTTCGTGAGCCTTATAGAGGGCCCAGTTCAGAATTGGAAACACTTGTATCTGATCTTCCATAAAAATTTTCCAGGTGTGAAGACACACCCATATTCAGAATTTAAGCTTCAATGATCTTAAAATACAGAAGGAGCCCTCTTATCTGACATGATGGGGAACGAAAGTTTGTCGGTTGGTTAAAGTAgcaaattacaaaaatgaaacattttatggTAAGTTCCAAGCATAAGAATTTATTTGCCAGTCCTTGGGTAGGGCTCTGTTGATTGGAGAGCTGAGTCTTTTTTACATAAACCTCTCTTACCATGTGTAGTCTTGAGttcccagttttgtttttgtaaagtgCATCAAGAAGTTGAGTGCATAACTTGAGGATTTTTCCTCCCCTATCTTTCACCTAATTCaacagctctttaaaaaaaaatttcttttagcaaCTTATCTTTTTGAGTGTTTCCTAAACATTCCACTTACTATCATAAAAGCATCATTCTCTTATTTCATTGgtttacataatatataattaaatgacTCAATTACAGTAGCCAGTTCAGTTAGCACAAACAGATCTGGGACCAAGCAGTGCTGGCTCTTAGTAAGGATGCGTTTGGctgtgggatgggggtgggagggggttcAAAAGCGTAAAGGAGGCTAGAAAGCTGCTAGCTCTGAGTGCTCCTGGCAGTGGGTATGTTTGATAGCAGGAGTGGAGAGCATTGGGTCGTCTGGAGAGGCGATTACATGGAGATTGGTTAAGAGATCTTCATAGTACAATCGTGAGCCCAAGATCATTGTTAAAGGCCCAAGGGATCAAGCCATCACAGCGAGCCAGAGTTATGTGGGTTGGCATGAAGAATCCAGATTGTCAACCTGTTGACTATGAGGTAACAAAGATTAGGTTgtagtttgactttttttatattttagtctcCAGAGCTGACAGAGCAGAAGCTTCGTGCCTGTTTGGAGGACAGTGTGAATGAGCACAGTGCACACTGTCCCCACACACCCGAATTTTCAGTCActgaagagacagaagaaaagtcCAGCCTTCTCATGAGCTGTCTGGTAAGTCTCCCATGGGCCTCAGTGGTAAGAGTGGGTCAGTGGTTGGTTTTATTCCCACCCGGTAGAAATAATagcttagaaagaaagaagtgtttAAAAATGCAGTTTGTTCTCTGAGGAATTTACCTTGAATGGAAAAGTGAAGGTAATGAGTCACTTCAACTAAAAGGCCCACCCTGCCCTGAAGGGGGACGGCACCGAGGCAGCGCAGGACCCTGGAAGGAGCGCTGGCCTGGAACCAGGAAGCCTGGCTTCACTGCCTGCTCTCCTTTGATTGGCAGCCGTGGGCTTAGATTCAGCTGATTGTTTCCTATTCATGAGACCCAAAGAGGCCATCCTGGTGCCAGTTTGGCAGAAGGGTACAGGACAGGAAGCAGAGCAGGGCAGCATCAGGCTTGTCTCTTCAGGGAGAATCTTCACGGAGCACCAAGGGCCGGTCCTTGGCCCCCTAAGTGACAGCTCAGGTGTGAGAGAACAGGACCCCTCGAGCGGATATAGAGCCACCCTGGCTTAGAAGCCTTAAGCTTGCTGTAGGAACCAGTATATCTTGCAGTGGTCTGCGGATAGAGCTTCCAGGTCCCAAGCAAGGGGAGCTTTCGGATTGTGAGCACACTGCACTTAGGGAAGTCCAAAACTATGGCTTCCTACTGCGTGTTTATAGTTCATCCATGGCCCTCTCATTCCTTATGCAGTTTACCTATAGGAGTTGTTTTTATTATAAGCAGTATTGCCTAGTAACACAGCCAACATTTCACTTTTATCAAGTTTCTTCCGTAAGTTATTTAGTTCTACTCATTCattaacaaaaaaatgtattgaggactcatttaaattaaaaaatacaccttctcttggggctggccccatggccgagtggttaagtctgcgcgctccgctgccagcggcccagtgtttcgttggttcaaatcctgggcgcagacatggcactgctcatcaaacctcgctgaggcagcgtcccacatgccacaactagaaggacccacaatgaagaatatacaactatgtaccggggggctttggggagaaaaaggaaaaaaaaactttaaaaaaaaaatacacattctcttcCAGAGCTCAAGGCTAGGGTTGGTGATAAGAGAATGCAGAAATCAGGTAGTGCTCACTTCAAGGGAGCTGCAGGGGGAGGGCTGCGGGAGTTCAGACGAGATGACTCATTTATGGatgaaggcttcctggaggaggcattTAACCTTGGCCTTAAAGTGTGGGATGGTAGATATGGTGAGATCAGGGAAGAGCTTACTGGAAGATCCCCTAGTGAAGAACAAGGTGGAGAGGCAGAACACTTGTGGGGTGCATATGGAGAGCATCACATTCTGCTCAGCTGGAGCATTGggtccaggagggagaggagagccatGATCTGATAAGGTCAGTACTGCGGCTGCAAAGGTGAGATGTTTTGAGTCAGAAACAACATTTAAGAGGCTGTCCCAGTACTCTGCGGGAGAAGCGGAGAGGCTGTCCCGGTACTCTGTGGGAGAAGCGGAGAGGCTGTCCCGGTACTCTGTGGGAGAAGCGGAGAGGCTGTCCCGGTACTCTGTGGGAGAAGCGGAGAGGGCTTGAACCTAGTGACAGTTGGGATGGTGCGGGTGGGATGGACATGAGAGGCTTAGAAAGTGAATTGATGAGATTGGGCAGCTGTGGATGTCAGGGTGGAGGAGTCAAAGAAGATGCGAGGTTTCAAGGCCAGGTAACTGGGCGTAGGTGGGGCCCTGTGTAGAAGACAAGGTTTGTGCAGAGAACTTTAGAGGTCAACCGTGGACATGCTGAAGCTGAGATTTCGGTCAGTCCTCCAGGTTTTGTGTGGTTAGGAGTGCAGGAGTGGAGCTGAGCGTGAGGGATAGGTTTAAAAGTCGGTTGCTTCTGAATGATTGCGGAAGGGAATAGGTGAGATAATTCTCCCAAAGGAGGACTTGTCGAAAAGGCCACTGATTCTTGGGCCTTGCCTGCATTTTGGGCGTGGGGGAACAAGTGGGGCCTTAGTGGCGATGGAAGAATGGAGGCCAGAGAACAGAAGTGTGGAAGCCATGGAAATGAGTGCGTAGCAGCACTCACCAGAGAGACTGAAGTAGACATTGGTGACCTCATGTAGATGGTTTCAGTGGAATTAAAGGGTCAGGTAGCTACTACCTGATTTTAATTTTAGGAATTTGAGTGAATAGGAAGCCAAGAAGTAGAAATAGTAACTGTGGAATAGATTTTCCAAGAAGTTTAGcaataaagaggaggaaagatgTTAACTTGGCTTTTTAGAAGGAAGAATGTTTGAGTGCATTTGTAAACGGAGGATTCcctggagggctgggggtgggagttgAAGGGTAGATAACAGGGAAACAAGGC
Encoded here:
- the RPAIN gene encoding RPA-interacting protein, whose product is MAEPPGSRHRSLYKLVGSPPWKEAFRQGCLERMRNSRDRLLNKYRQTGGNMPERAQNTLLVQEVMEEEWNALQSMKSCPEALAQLEELMDLAVLEEIQQELIDQEQSIIREYEKSLQFDEKCLSVMLAEWEANSLICPVCTKYNLRITSGVVLCQCGLYVPSHSPELTEQKLRACLEDSVNEHSAHCPHTPEFSVTEETEEKSSLLMSCLACDTWAVIL